In Euzebyales bacterium, one DNA window encodes the following:
- a CDS encoding GAF and ANTAR domain-containing protein, with product MVDDAGAFTLLQRFARTLVRQYDLDDVLSDLAGELRDVLEVAGAGVMLVDDNDDLRFVSSSDEVLKHLEDLQIELDEGPCLRAYKTAEQVFAPDLRDDSRFPKFGPRAVDAGMLAVFSYPLHYEEQVFGALNLYRTEPGKLDENQRKLGAAFADISTLYLMHGSDDERREQVTRQLQGALDSRVLIEQAKGFVAATCGVTVSEAFEMLRDHARANGQRLRTVATDVVEHRLSTDDLHRTRRVVSTGTSSL from the coding sequence GTGGTCGACGACGCAGGAGCCTTCACATTGCTGCAGCGCTTCGCCCGGACGCTCGTGCGTCAGTACGATCTCGACGATGTGCTCTCCGACCTCGCCGGCGAGCTCAGGGACGTGCTCGAAGTCGCCGGTGCCGGCGTGATGCTGGTCGACGACAACGACGACCTGCGGTTCGTGTCGTCGTCGGACGAAGTGCTCAAGCACCTCGAGGATCTCCAGATCGAACTCGACGAGGGCCCGTGCCTGCGGGCGTACAAGACCGCCGAGCAGGTGTTCGCGCCCGATCTGCGCGACGACAGCCGGTTCCCGAAGTTCGGACCGCGCGCCGTCGACGCGGGCATGCTCGCCGTGTTCAGCTACCCGCTGCACTACGAGGAGCAGGTGTTCGGCGCACTCAACCTCTACCGCACCGAGCCCGGGAAGCTCGATGAGAACCAGCGCAAGCTCGGTGCCGCGTTCGCGGACATCTCGACGCTGTACCTGATGCACGGCTCCGACGACGAGCGCCGCGAGCAGGTCACCCGGCAACTGCAGGGAGCACTGGACTCGCGGGTGCTCATCGAGCAGGCCAAGGGCTTCGTCGCTGCCACCTGCGGCGTGACGGTGTCCGAGGCGTTCGAGATGCTGCGCGATCACGCCCGCGCGAACGGTCAGCGGCTGCGGACCGTCGCGACCGACGTGGTGGAGCACCGGTTGTCGACCGACGACCTGCACCGCACGCGACGGGTCGTCAGTACGGGTACCAGTAGTCTTTGA
- a CDS encoding ATP-binding cassette domain-containing protein, which translates to DTPVLRGLDLHVPAGQTHAIVGATGAGKSTIVKLLLRLYDPDAGHVLLDGVDVATLTFAGLRGVMGVVSQDVFLFHGTVAENVLLGLRPGLHEDLTSDEIAERLHRATALAEADAFVTALPDGYHTVVGERGQKLSGGQRQRLSIARAILADPAVFVLDEATTRSTTRPKPRSSDRSRRSRAIAPRS; encoded by the coding sequence GACACGCCGGTGCTGCGCGGCCTCGACCTCCACGTGCCGGCCGGGCAGACCCACGCGATCGTGGGAGCAACCGGCGCCGGCAAGTCCACCATCGTCAAGCTGCTGCTGCGCCTGTACGACCCCGACGCCGGCCATGTCCTGCTCGACGGGGTCGACGTCGCCACGCTCACGTTCGCGGGACTGCGCGGCGTCATGGGTGTCGTCAGCCAGGACGTCTTCCTGTTCCACGGCACGGTCGCCGAGAACGTGCTGCTGGGGCTGCGGCCCGGACTGCACGAGGACCTCACGTCCGACGAGATCGCAGAGCGGCTGCACCGCGCCACCGCACTCGCCGAGGCGGACGCGTTCGTCACCGCGCTGCCCGACGGGTACCACACCGTCGTCGGTGAGCGCGGCCAGAAGCTGTCGGGCGGGCAGCGCCAGCGCCTGTCGATCGCGCGCGCGATCCTGGCCGACCCGGCGGTCTTCGTCCTGGATGAGGCGACCACGCGGTCGACAACGAGACCGAAGCCGCGATCCAGCGATCGCTCGCGCAGATCGCGCGCGATCGCACCACGATCGTGA
- a CDS encoding aldehyde dehydrogenase family protein, which translates to MDARPGLWIDGGSAAGAADAIVVENPSSGEAIAHVSAADAGDVDRAVASSRAAYRRWRWMSANERAELLHEAAARTTAMADQLVDALLTEQGKARPEQEEEVEWSATTLRYYAELARNSRGRVVPSGEPRTQLNLVINEPYGVVGAIVPWNFPLLLLAWKLAPALAAGNTVVVKPSELTPLVTLEWIAACFDHLPPGVVNVVAGTGPVAGEALVAHPDVRVVAMTGSVATGQRIATVAAPMMKHTHLELGGKDAFVVAPDATIAESVEALTYAALFNAGQVCTSAERIYVPSGMHDEFVEAAAARAVTIRVGDPTGDGIDMGPMAAQRFRDAVDGHIREAVDRGARVITGGAVPDGLDRGWFYSPTVVADVDHGMTIMRDETFGPVLPIMRYDSIDEAIAYVNDSPMGLGATLRSSDPVLVKRFFEEVEVGTVWINDPLTDNYAGPFGGMKLTGGGRELGEEGLASFQQTKHVHWDMSAEVKDYWYPY; encoded by the coding sequence GTGGATGCGCGTCCGGGTCTGTGGATCGATGGCGGAAGTGCGGCGGGTGCCGCCGATGCCATCGTCGTCGAGAACCCTTCGTCGGGCGAGGCGATCGCGCACGTGTCCGCCGCCGACGCCGGCGACGTGGACCGCGCGGTCGCCTCGTCGCGTGCGGCGTACCGACGGTGGCGCTGGATGTCCGCCAACGAGCGGGCCGAGTTGCTCCACGAGGCCGCCGCACGCACCACGGCGATGGCCGATCAGCTCGTCGACGCGCTGCTGACCGAACAGGGCAAGGCGCGTCCCGAGCAGGAGGAGGAGGTCGAATGGTCCGCCACGACGCTGCGGTACTACGCCGAGCTCGCGCGCAACAGCCGCGGGCGCGTGGTGCCCAGTGGCGAGCCAAGGACCCAGCTGAACCTGGTGATCAACGAGCCGTACGGCGTGGTCGGCGCGATCGTCCCGTGGAACTTCCCGCTGCTGCTGCTCGCGTGGAAGCTGGCGCCGGCGCTGGCGGCGGGAAACACCGTCGTGGTCAAGCCGAGTGAGCTGACACCGCTGGTCACGCTGGAATGGATCGCGGCGTGCTTCGACCACCTGCCGCCCGGGGTTGTGAACGTGGTCGCGGGCACGGGACCTGTCGCCGGTGAGGCACTCGTCGCCCACCCGGACGTGCGCGTCGTGGCGATGACCGGGTCGGTCGCCACGGGACAGCGCATCGCGACGGTGGCCGCACCGATGATGAAACACACCCATCTCGAGCTGGGAGGCAAGGATGCGTTCGTCGTCGCGCCCGACGCGACGATCGCCGAATCGGTCGAGGCGCTGACGTACGCGGCGTTGTTCAACGCCGGGCAGGTGTGCACGTCGGCCGAGCGCATCTACGTGCCCTCGGGCATGCACGACGAGTTCGTCGAGGCCGCCGCGGCACGGGCCGTGACCATCCGCGTCGGAGATCCGACCGGCGACGGCATCGACATGGGGCCGATGGCGGCCCAGCGCTTCCGCGACGCGGTCGACGGTCACATCCGCGAGGCCGTGGACCGCGGCGCGCGGGTGATCACCGGCGGCGCGGTGCCGGACGGCCTCGACCGGGGCTGGTTCTACTCCCCCACCGTCGTCGCCGATGTGGACCACGGCATGACCATCATGCGCGACGAGACCTTCGGGCCGGTGCTGCCGATCATGCGCTACGACTCGATCGACGAGGCGATCGCCTACGTCAACGACAGCCCGATGGGTCTCGGCGCGACGCTGCGGTCCAGCGATCCCGTGCTCGTCAAGCGGTTCTTCGAGGAGGTCGAAGTCGGGACCGTGTGGATCAACGACCCGTTGACCGACAACTACGCCGGCCCCTTCGGCGGCATGAAGCTCACGGGCGGCGGTCGCGAACTGGGTGAGGAGGGACTGGCGTCGTTCCAGCAGACCAAGCACGTCCACTGGGACATGAGTGCCGAGGTCAAAGACTACTGGTACCCGTACTGA
- a CDS encoding NAD-dependent epimerase/dehydratase family protein, protein MTRHVLVTGGGGVVGGAVVRALLARGVRVRSLARGDYPALRALGVETVRGDVADLATVERAVAGCDAVIHTAAKADMTLDPRPFVTTNIVGTANVVAACRRRGVPRLVHTSTPSVVDAGASIAGGDESLPYQDHHDAPYPQTKARAERLVLAADGDGLATVALRPHLVWGPGDTQLTARVLSRARAGRLRLIDHGTAVVDATYIDDAAAAHVCALDALDVTAAPGRCPVAGRAFFVGSGHPLPIATMINGLLDAAGLPPERRSVPFPVAFAAGAACEALWRATRRTSEPPITRFLARQQATDHWFDLTAARRDLGYVPHVTPDDGFRRLAAALQMNAG, encoded by the coding sequence GTGACCCGGCACGTTCTCGTGACCGGCGGCGGTGGTGTCGTGGGCGGCGCGGTCGTCAGGGCGCTGCTGGCGCGAGGCGTCCGGGTCCGGTCGCTGGCGCGTGGCGACTACCCGGCGCTGCGCGCGCTGGGCGTCGAGACGGTGCGCGGCGACGTCGCGGACCTCGCCACCGTGGAACGGGCCGTCGCGGGGTGCGACGCCGTCATCCACACGGCCGCCAAGGCCGACATGACGCTCGATCCGCGCCCGTTCGTCACCACCAACATCGTCGGCACCGCCAACGTGGTCGCGGCCTGCCGTCGGCGCGGCGTGCCGCGGCTGGTCCACACGTCGACGCCGAGCGTCGTCGACGCCGGTGCGTCGATCGCCGGCGGCGACGAGTCGCTGCCGTACCAGGATCACCACGACGCCCCGTACCCGCAGACCAAGGCGCGTGCCGAGCGTCTGGTGCTGGCTGCCGACGGCGATGGGCTGGCGACCGTCGCGCTGCGTCCGCACCTGGTGTGGGGTCCCGGCGACACGCAACTGACAGCACGGGTCCTGTCCAGAGCCCGCGCCGGCCGGCTGCGCCTGATCGACCACGGCACCGCGGTCGTCGACGCGACCTACATCGACGACGCCGCCGCCGCGCATGTGTGCGCGCTCGACGCGCTGGACGTGACGGCGGCGCCCGGTCGTTGCCCGGTTGCCGGGCGCGCCTTCTTCGTCGGGTCGGGCCATCCGCTGCCGATCGCCACGATGATCAACGGACTGCTCGACGCCGCTGGTCTGCCACCCGAGCGGCGCAGCGTGCCGTTCCCCGTCGCGTTCGCCGCCGGCGCGGCATGCGAGGCCCTGTGGCGCGCGACGCGCCGGACCTCCGAGCCGCCGATCACCAGGTTCCTCGCGCGGCAGCAGGCGACCGACCACTGGTTCGATCTCACCGCGGCGCGCCGTGACCTGGGGTACGTCCCACACGTGACGCCCGACGACGGCTTCCGACGGCTGGCGGCGGCGCTGCAGATGAACGCTGGATGA